The following are encoded together in the Coffea arabica cultivar ET-39 chromosome 1c, Coffea Arabica ET-39 HiFi, whole genome shotgun sequence genome:
- the LOC113742031 gene encoding protein neprosin-like yields MAGAELFGTSCCQQRRRRRRGVSLGVRVAVLFLIYLCGVGGGGGGFISLSSAARLSGVSRQKLEVHKHLKRLNKPPIKTIQSPDGDIIDCIPVSHQPAFDHPFLKDHKIQMRPSYHPEGLYDENKVSEGTKQSRANPITQLWHMNGRCPEETIPVRRTKQDDVLRASSVKRYGKKKHRSIPKPRSTDPDLVNQSGHQHAIAYVEGDKYYGAKATINVWEPKIQQANEFSLSQLWILGGSFGEDLNSIEAGWQVSPDLYGDNNTRLFTYWTSDAYQATGCYNLLCSGFIQINSEIAMGASISPVSAFRNSQYDISILVWKDPKEGNWWMQFGSDYVLGYWPSFLFSYLADSASMIEWGGEVVNSEPDGKHTSTQMGSGHFPEEGFGKSSYFRNVQVVDSSNNLKAPKGLGTFTEQSNCYDVQTGSNGDWGHYFYFGGPGRNPNCP; encoded by the exons ATGGCGGGTGCTGAGCTGTTTGGCACCAGCTGCTGCCagcagaggaggaggaggagaagaggGGTTAGTTTAGGAGTGAGAGTGGCCGTTTTGTTCCTCATTTACCTGTGCGGTGTTGGTGGCGGTGGCGGTGGCTTCATCTCGCTATCTAGCGCCGCTAGATTGAGTGGTGTTTCAAGGCAGAAACTAGAGGTCCATAAGCACCTGAAGAGGCTCAACAAGCCTCCTATCAAAACCATTCAG AGCCCAGATGGGGATATCATTGACTGCATACCCGTCTCTCATCAACCGGCTTTCGATCACCCTTTCCTCAAGGACCACAAGATACAGATGAGGCCAAGCTACCACCCCGAAGGGCTTTATGACGAGAACAAGGTGTCCGAGGGAACTAAGCAGAGCAGAGCAAACCCCATCACTCAGCTGTGGCACATGAATGGGAGGTGTCCTGAGGAGACTATACCCGTGAGAAGAACAAAGCAAGATGATGTCTTGAGAGCCAGCTCTGTCAAGAGATATGGAAAGAAGAAGCACAGAAGCATCCCCAAGCCCAGGTCTACTGACCCTGACCTCGTCAATCAAAGTGGTCATCAG CATGCAATAGCATATGTTGAAGGGGACAAGTATTATGGAGCAAAAGCAACCATTAATGTTTGGGAACCCAAAATCCAGCAGGCCAATGAGTTCAGCCTGTCTCAACTATGGATATTGGGTGGTTCTTTTGGTGAAGATCTCAACAGCATTGAAGCTGGCTGGCAG GTGAGCCCGGACCTTTATGGTGATAACAACACAAGGCTTTTTACCTACTGGACT AGTGATGCATATCAGGCCACGGGTTGCTACAATCTGCTTTGCTCAGGGTTCATTCAAATCAACAGTGAAATAGCAATGGGTGCAAGCATCTCCCCTGTTTCTGCCTTTAGAAATTCCCAATATGATATCAGTATACTCGTCTGGAAG GATCCAAAAGAGGGGAATTGGTGGATGCAATTTGGGAGTGACTATGTTTTGGGATACTGGCCATCTTTCTTGTTCTCATACTTGGCAGACAGTGCTTCCATGATTGAGTGGGGTGGGGAGGTGGTGAATTCAGAACCAGATGGGAAGCACACCTCAACCCAAATGGGCAGCGGTCATTTCCCTGAAGAGGGCTTTGGCAAATCAAGCTATTTCAGGAATGTTCAAGTGGTTGATAGCTCCAACAATCTCAAGGCTCCCAAAGGTCTTGGCACCTTTACTGAGCAGTCCAACTGCTATGATGTCCAGACTGGCAGCAATGGGGATTGGGGCCATTACTTTTACTTTGGAGGCCCTGGTAGAAATCCCAATTGCCCTTGA
- the LOC140005383 gene encoding uncharacterized protein: MRSKLTKNAIFEADNSLEVSLREAFQLLEPQLRPPFPLKLPTQEDYFNLNKAILCEILCEPHVARVHIKHLHAIVTDGYTYFISMLIKIVNELYAKLVDSVKTQLIWVTREMVNVLGVGFDGLLVALLRQIVGGDFSGGNLWLCFEMVSLFRDKWDCLLEDEPLVLTSALYVFLRLLADHCRLPNDSKVETLKRLEIDFCIRMLREKFGLCLKIGRDLVRLLQDLVHVPEFCSIWKDLLLNPSVFQTDAFLDISQLYLSRTSSRYFLLRITPEMENQLRFLLTHVKLGNQKRYQVWFAKKFLGVPERETLLTDIVRFICCGHHPPNEIIQSDIIPRWAVIGWLLKSSQRNYVEANVKLALFYDWLFFDDKVDNIMNIEPGILLMINSIPSYVDITRTLLEFLLMLVENYDIERKDVIVKGVSSAFTFLVRKGVVRSLDALTCSDVISPFLKQLFEKIFKDMLASLSERAVASLPLKTISAPS; this comes from the coding sequence ATGCGTTCCAAACTGACTAAAAATGCAATCTTTGAAGCTGACAACTCACTTGAAGTGTCTCTTAGAGAAGCTTTTCAGCTTCTGGAGCCCCAACTCAGACCCCCTTTTCCTTTAAAACTTCCAACTCAAGAAGACTACTTCAACCTGAACAAAGCAATTCTTTGCGAAATTTTATGTGAACCCCACGTGGCCAGAGTCCACATTAAGCACTTACATGCTATTGTCACTGATGGCTACACTTATTTTATATCCATGCTTATCAAGATTGTTAATGAGTTGTATGCCAAACTCGTTGATTCGGTGAAAACTCAGTTGATTTGGGTGACGCGTGAAATGGTGAATGTGTTGGGAGTTGGATTTGATGGTTTATTGGTGGCCCTTTTGAGGCAAATTGTTGGTGGTGACTTTAGCGGAGGAAATTTGTGGTTGTGTTTTGAGATGGTTAGTCTCTTTAGGGACAAATGGGATTGTTTGTTGGAGGATGAACCTCTAGTTTTGACCAGTGCTTTATACGTGTTTCTTCGTTTATTGGCTGATCATTGTAGGTTGCCAAATGACTCAAAAGTTGAAACCTTGAAGAGGCTTGAAATTGATTTTTGCATTAGGATGTTAAGGGAGAAATTTGGTTTGTGTTTGAAGATTGGAAGAGATCTTGTTCGGCTTTTACAGGACTTGGTTCATGTACCTGAGTTTTGCTCAATTTGGAAAGACTTGTTATTGAACCCTAGTGTGTTTCAGACTGATGCATTCTTAGATATCTCACAGCTCTACCTTTCAAGGACGTCTAGTAGGTATTTTCTGCTGCGGATAACTCCTGAAATGGAGAACCAGTTGAGGTTCTTGCTAACGCATGTTAAATTGGGAAATCAAAAGAGGTACCAAGTTTGGTTTGCAAAGAAGTTTCTTGGTGTCCCCGAGAGGGAGACTCTTCTAACTGACATTGTTAGGTTTATTTGCTGCGGACATCATCCACCTAATGAGATTATCCAGTCAGACATCATTCCTAGGTGGGCTGTCATAGGCTGGTTGCTAAAATCTTCCCAGAGGAATTATGTCGAAGCAAATGTTAAGCTTGCCTTATTCTATGATTGGCTTTTCTTTGATGACAAGGTAGATAATATAATGAACATTGAGCCTGGGATATTGCTAATGATAAATTCCATTCCTAGTTATGTTGACATAACTCGTACTCTTCTAGAATTTCTCTTGATGCTGGTGGAAAACTATGACATTGAAAGAAAAGATGTAATTGTCAAAGGGGTATCTTCAGCTTTCACTTTTCTTGTTCGAAAAGGTGTGGTTCGATCTCTTGATGCTTTGACTTGTTCTGATGTGATCTCTCCTTTTCTCAAgcaattgtttgaaaaaatcTTCAAAGACATGTTAGCAAGCCTTTCTGAGAGGGCAGTTGCCAGTCTTCCGCTTAAAACAATTTCTGCGCCTTCTTAA